A region of the Nerophis lumbriciformis linkage group LG13, RoL_Nlum_v2.1, whole genome shotgun sequence genome:
agactgcTGTCACACCAGGACCAATCTGactaaatgttgacctaaaatattATTGTAAACACTAAatgcctgcaaaaaaaaaaaaataatttaacacaaaatatgctaaaaagaataatacatttgaaccaaaaaaaaaaaaaatgtaaataacactacattacaaaaaacataatttatagcaacatgaataaaatataatatattgtacacAACTTAAGGATTTTACCATATGTTGCATATCCGTGCAAATTTAAATTTACTAAAATgcacattttttcccccccaaattcgGACTTTAATGCTTACCacaagatataaaaaaataacccaaagtGGGACACAAGTTGTACCTAAATACACGAAACATTTAGATGAAATGTAGCCAAAACGTGTTTTtatgccaaaacaaacaaaacaaccctacaaaaaacttttttttttaaatcattaattTCCAAGTGTGTCATTTTTACACGCCACTGAGGTGACTTCTGATCACGTGCAACGGGACTACGCGGCGCGCCAAAACGGAGGTAAGAATTGCAGAAATATTCTTGCGGTGTACAAAAAGCTGCAGCAGAAACAAACATGACAATGAagacatttgagtgacagactgcTGTCACACCAGGACCAATCTGactaaatgttgacctaaaatattATTGTAAACACTAAatgcctgcaaaaaaaaaaaaataatttaacacaaaatatgctaaaaagaataatacatttgaaccaaaaaaaaaaaaaatgtaaataacactacattacaaaaaacataatttatagcaacatgaataaaatataatatattgtacacAACTTAAGGATTTTACCATATGTTGCATATCCGTGCAAATTTAAATTTACTAAAATgcacattttttcccccccaaattcgGACTTTAATGCTTACCacaagatataaaaaaataacccaaagtGGGACACAAGTTGTACCTAAATACACGAAACATTTAGATGAAATGTAGCCAAAACGTGTTTTtatgccaaaacaaacaaaacaaccctacaaaaaacatttttttaaaataattaatttccaAGTGTGTCATTTTTACACGTCACGGTGGTGCCTTTTGATCACATTAGCGCGTGCAACGGAGGTAGGAATTGCAGAAATATTCTTGCGGTGTACAAAAAGCTGCAGCATAAACAAACATGACAATGAagacatttgagtgacagactgcTGTCACACCGGGGACcagtcaaaaaaaaaatgtgcgtgcgcgcgcgcgcgcgtgatcCGTCTGTGAACTTGAGCTCAGTTGCACGCACGCAGactggtgtgtgtgcgtgtgtgtgtgaaaccATCCATCTTTAAGCTGATGGTAAATAACAGTTGACaggtgaaacacacacacacacacacacacacacacacacacatgatgattAGAGCTGAAATGAAGTGGAAGGTGCAGATGCTCAAGTGTTGCAAaggcattttttaattttttttttttaagttaaaatgtagaaaacgcGCATGTGCGTAAAACTGtaataatttaatgtaatttGGCATTATGGCTTAAATTTAAAATTTGGAATCTCCAGTAAAAGTTGGGCTGTTAAAGAAGGCAATATAAtaaattcaaatgtttttttttcgttGTTGTTAATGACGTgtttgcaggcccggccctaaccaatctggcgccctaggcaagattttaggtggcgcccccccccctccccacatcggcagtgaagtgtatatactcacaagaacccgaatagctttgtctttgaccttttttttttttttttttttacttacaactatacctaatatataaaggggtggaaaagtgactattacctgcagggcaaacattagctaaccagaaggcaataacaatgtaaacaaaaaacacctgcttaagagatctaatacaaatgtccctgaggaatgtaaggtgggagtactgtaattacctaacgttacattattattttccataacaatttagccccctccacaatattaacccgacgttaaaacagaattgattagcaattgccgagtcatgtgacattagcttaatgctaaaaaagccaggttactatcacattctgtaacagacaaataatttcatgtaggctaacgttacctacctgctacctcttgtctttttctcgtttctcctcctcttcttttctctttttttcttccctgggcacctgacaagttttggccgttttgacatcttgtgttgatttttttgatgtggtgacgtccaaagagagtcatgatacgggaagggagggggcgcaccgtgcggggggaaggggcgtaatgttgtaacaaataatatttctattaaataggctttactttgcattttaattaacgtgagattattttgttgtatttagaaataatagaaacaacttttttttttctccaacatttgtggcactggcgtggcgccccctaacggacggcgcccttagcatgtgcctatacggcctatgccacgggccggccctgcgtgtTTGCACCTAAAATGTCCATTTTTTGAAAGGGGAGTTGCGCATTTTGGAGCGTCCGACTCGTCTCCGCCGCGCCAGACGCGGACTGGAGTGCGACCCGCAACTTTGCGAGTCCCAACTTTTTGTAGTTGCGACGGGCTCGACtccgggagggggagggggggcggaACCCTGCTGGGCCCCTCGGCTGAACGGCAGCCAATCGGCCTCGTCCGCCGAGCTGCCAGTCACCCAAATCCGTCCAATACCCGCGGTGCCATTTCTAAAGCGCGTCCCcggtcccccccgcccccccaactgCGCGCTCCAACTGTTGTGTGTTCTGCCAGGCGCTGGAGGACAGAGTGAAGGGGGGAAAAGTGGAGTTAGGAGCCGGACAAAAGAACTTATAGAGCCCCCTTATATCATATTTCCATAGTTTTGGCGCGCCATGGACCGGTGCGAGTAGTCATGGAAGCCGCTTTGAGCAAGAGGAACCCCGCGTTAAGATTAGCGGACTTGGCGGCGACCCAAGCGCACAACATGACGGGCTTCCCGGGGCTGGGGGGCCACCACCCGCTCTCCCACCATGCCCACCTCCACCCGGGGGAGCTGGCCAACGACCCCGGCGTGGCGCTCACTCCATTCGGACCGGAGCACATGGCCCAGACCGGTGCTGTCAAGCTCAGCCCCTCGCAGCACATCCAAAGTCACCACCAGGCGCAGAGCGCGGCGGCTGCGGCTGCGGCGGTAGCGGCGTCGTTCGCTCCGGCTCAGAGCACCGTGGGCTTCCCCGGCGTGGGCCACCCTTACCCGAGCAGCCGGGACTTGATCCTCAGGAGAGAGCTGTCCGCCTCCGCCATGCACGCCCTCGGCGACCAGTCCGCCTCCTCCCcgcatcaccaccaccaccaccacggcGTCTTCATCGCCCCAACAGGTGCGTACGGCCACGCGGAGAGCGGGGGCCTTTTCCCGGGGCTCCACGAGCAAACGTCCCCTCACACCCAGATGCGCCTGGGTCTGCCGGGGGACATCTACGCCCGGGCGGACCACTTCGCATCCAGGCAGGACCACTACGCGGCCTCCGCGCTGCACGGCTACAACCCCGCCGGCGCGCCCCACGGCCCCGCGGGGGCCTTCCTGCGGTACATGCGGCAGCCAATCAAGCAGGAGCTCATCTGCAAGTGGGTCGAGCCGGAGCAGCAGAGCCACGGGAAGACCTGCTCCAAGACCTACAGCACCATGCACGAGCTGGTCAACCACGTCACGGTGGAGCACGTCGGCGGGCCCGAGCAGAGCACCCACGTCTGCTTCTGGGAGGAGTGCCCGCGGGAGGGGAAGGCGTTCAAGGCCAAGTACAAACTCATCAACCACATCCGAGTGCACACCGGGGAGAAACCCTTCCCCTGTCCCTTCCCGGGCTGCGGGAAGGTCTTTGCGCGCTCGGAGAACCTCAAGATCCACAAGAGAACTCACACAGGTAATGCGTAATTACGCACACAAACATTTGCACGcatgattgattaattgagacttttattagtagattgctcatattctgtacaatataacaccccaataagtttttcaacttctttaagtcgggggtccacgtcCATCCATTCACTTTTCTTCCATTAAAAACGTGACAAACGTGGTTTACATTGCGCTTTTACGCACCGACTGCATATTAAACACGTCATTGCTTTCTTGAGTAAAGTTGTGCAACTCGCAATAATCGCGCCTCTGGGCTACGATACTGccacgtgaccccgaaagggacaagcggtaggaaaatggatggatgcaaaaacgttaaaaaaaaaaaaaaaaaaaaaaaaaattattacacgaaaatgcaaaaaaacaacaacacttggACGTGGCAATGCGCATGCGCACCATATATGCATACATCGTGTTTACGCGTGGGGTTGCAGCACACTCCACACCACTCagtgccagggccggcccgtggcataggccgtataggcaaatgctaagggcgccgtccattagggggcgccacgccagtgccacaaatgttggagaaaaaataaaataaaataaaaaaaagttggtactatttctaaatacaaaaaaataatcccacgttaattaaaatgcaaagtaaagcctatttaatagaaatattatttgttacaacattacgccccctcccttcccgtatcatgactctttttggacgtcaccacatcgaaaaatcaacacaagatgtcaaaacggccaaaactgtcaggtgcccagggaagaaaaaagagaaaagaagaggaggagaaacgagaaaaagacagaagtagcaggtaggtaacgttagcctacatgaaattatttgtctgttacagaatgtgatagtaacccggctttttagcattaagctaatgctacatgagtcggcaattgctaatcaattctgttttaacgtcgggttaatattgtggagggggctaaattgttatggaaaataataatgtaacgttaggtaattacagtactcccaccttacattcctcagggacatttgtattagatcttttaagcaggtgttttttgtttacattgttattgccttctggttagctaatgtttgccctgcaggtaatagtcacttttccacccctttatatattaggtatagttgtaagtaaaaaaaaaaaaaaaggtcacagacaaagctattcgggttcttgtgagtatatacacttcactgccgatgtgggggggcgccacctaaaatcttgcctagggcgccagattggttagggccgggcctgctcagtgcacacacactcacacacacacaacacacacacaggggGCCTTCAGGCATGTTACATGTGTTCACACTgtaaaaaggtgtgtgtgtgtgtgtttatgctttcaagatgttaaaaaaaagtgctcTGCTTGTgtccactaaaaaaaaaaaaaaaaaaaaaaaaaggtgagaagccCTTCAAGTGCGAGTTTGAAGGCTGTGACCGGAAGTTCGCCAACAGCAGCGACCGGAAGAAGCACTCCCACGTGCACACGTCCGACAAGCCGTACTACTGCAAGGTGCGCGGCTGCGACAAGTCCTACACGCACCCGAGCTCCCTGCGCAAGCACATGAAGGTGCACTGCAAGTCGCCCACACCACCCGCCACCACCACCAGCACCACCACCTTCATCCCCTCCACGCACCCGCTGGGGGAGCCCCTCTCGCCGGACGTGCAGCAGCGGAGCCGCTCGACCGCCGACATCTCCCCGCAGGTCACCAACCTGAACGAGTGGTACGTGTGTCAGGGCAGCggcgtggggggcgggggggtgcagccacaccatcatcatcatcaccatcctcacCAGCAGCATCAGCATCATCAGCATCATCAGCACCACCTGCACTCCCCCTCCAGCGAGGCGCCCACGTCAGAGTCGGAAGATGAGGACGCGTTCAGGGACTCGGACCCCAGGACTATGCTATGAttgaccaacaacaacaacagaaaaaaaaaaaaaaaaaaaaaaacttaaaagagGAGATTCcaaataaattaacattttttttttcatattaaaaAGGTCATacagcaatattaaaaaaaaaagcagtccaACAAGTGTCCTACATTTAGTGTGCTTCTTCTGGGCCACCGAGGTAGAATTTTTGATAAAAACTCCCAAGGGTTCCTTTTTGTAATATTTAAGAGCTATTTAAGTCTATATTTTATGCAAAAGGAAAAGTCCCAAGAGACCccagatgtttaaaaaaaaaaagacaggctTGGTTGTAAatatgtttgtgatatcatgtgttgtttttttaattgttataattGTAATTTATTCACTGGTTTTTAAATGTTGGAAATGACAAAAGCACCAAAgattcatattaataataataataataataataataataaaacaatttttttggtgATGCCCTATAGTAACCTGCTGATACTTTTTGGTAACTTTTTGctgatttttttgtaattattattattatatatatatatatatatatataaaaaaaagaagaatttttTTCCAAACAAAAAATGACTTGAATAGGCTGTGTAATGtgaattttttatctttttttttaatctctcgcatgccttgttttgttttgtttttttgttaaaaaaaaaagtgacttgtTGAGGTGCGTGGTGCCATTTGGATAtgatggatatttaaaaaaaaaaaaaaaaaaagatgggttACGAATGTGCAACTCTTTGATGTTCAAAatggtatttacaatattaaaaaaaaaaaaacaataatgcaaAAATAAATACCACAGCGTAATGTTTAACTCATGTGTCACAtggttattattgttataatggaagaaatgatttattttttgGGAATTTAGTAAATCTCACCTTAAAAGATGTTTTTTTTGGGGCGGGTGGTGGGGGGGACCTGCGGGGCaaaaaacagaatataaatcaacatACATCAGATATTATTTCTATTTCTTGCATTATTAAGGCCTAGTGTGTGTGCGCGCCAGGGGGCCTTTTTACGCACCGCTtcaaagggctgcagaagccCCGCACAGGAAGGCTGCTTGGCCGCTTGGAGGCCCTTCGTGGCCGAGGAAGGtgttctaaataaaaataaataataaaataaataacaataacgcaaaaaaaacaacaactcattATTACGATGGCTTTGCATTATTAGTGTATTTCCTTTCTTGCATGCACGTTATTACCGTTATAGGAAATAAATACCAtttaaaaataatgacaaaatacataaatataaggACTGCAAATACATTACTTGGAACAAAACTCCGAGTTTAAAATATAACACTATATTAAAAGTCAAATAACACTTGCAATGTGGCCTTTTCTCTCTTTACTGTATCTCTTCtggaaataattaaaaacaaaaacaaatcatacttttaaaaaaaaaatcctacttgcaTTTTGTTTTATGGCTTCAttaaaaatgtcttaaaaatccaatccaatccactttatttatatagcacatttaaacaacaaaatgtttccaaagtgctgcacaacaatattaaaaacaatattcaaatattatccttagctccaccaatgactgaataaaaacaaaagttaaatacaaaaaaaccaaacaaaaaaacaacaatataaaataaatatgattaaaaattattttaaatggtaaaaccaattaaaacagtaaatagaaattaaattttttttaaacatagagGACAACAGGTCAAAAATGACAAATAATCTAATGTAATTGCATTATAATGACGATTTTATGCTATATTAAAAGTCAAATAACACTTGCAATATAGCCTTTTTTACTGTATATCTAATGGATTtagttcaaaataaaaacaaatcatacTTTTCAAAAAAAGCCTACTTGCATTATGTTTTATGGCTTCAttaaaaatgtcttaaaaatccaatccaatccactttatttctatagcacatttaaacaacaaaatgtttccaaagtgctgcgcaacaatattaaaaacaatattcaaatattatcctttgctgcaccaatgactgaataaaaacaaaaataaaaaaaacaaaaaacaatataaaataaatatgattaaaaagtattttaaatggtaaaaccaattaaaacagtaaatataaatcaaaatgttaaaacacagaggacaacaggtcAAAAATGACAAATAATCTAATGTAATTAATTATAATGACGATTTTATGCTATATTAAAAGTCAAATAACACTTGAAATATGGCCTTTTCTACTGTATCTCTAAtggaaataaatgataataaaaacaaatcataCTTTTCAATAAAAGCCTGCTTGCATTTTGTTTTATGGCTTCAttaaaaatgtcttaaaaatccaatccaatccactttatttctatagcacatttaaacaacaaaatgtttccaaagtgctgcacaacaatattaaaaacaatattcaaatattatccttaagctccaccaatgactgaataaaaataaaaattaaatacaaaaaaaaacaacaatataaaataaatatgattaaacaatattttaaatggaaaaaccaattaaaacagtaaatagaaattaaaatgttaaaaacacaaGAGGATAACAGGTCTAAAATGACAAATAATCTAATGTAATTGCTTTATAATGACGATTTTATGCTATATTAAAAGTCAAATAACACTTGCAATATAGCCTTTTTTACTGTATATCTAATGGATTtagttcaaaataaaaacaaatcatacTTTTCAAAAAAAGCCTACTTGCATTATGTTTTATGGCTTCAttaaaaatgtcttaaaaatccaatccaatccactttatttctatagcacatttaaacaacacaatgtttccaaagtgctgcacaacaatattaaaaacaatattcaaatattattcttagctgcaccaatgactgaataaaaacaaaaattaaataaaaaaacaacaacaatatacaataaatatgattaaaacatattttaaatggtaaaaccaattaaaacagtaaatataaatcaaaatgttaaaaacacagaggacaacaggtcAAAAATGACAAATAATCTAATGTAATTGCATTATAATGACGATTTTATGCTATATTAAAAGTCGAATAACACTTGCAATATAGCCTTTTTTACTG
Encoded here:
- the zic5 gene encoding zinc finger protein ZIC 5, yielding MEAALSKRNPALRLADLAATQAHNMTGFPGLGGHHPLSHHAHLHPGELANDPGVALTPFGPEHMAQTGAVKLSPSQHIQSHHQAQSAAAAAAAVAASFAPAQSTVGFPGVGHPYPSSRDLILRRELSASAMHALGDQSASSPHHHHHHHGVFIAPTGAYGHAESGGLFPGLHEQTSPHTQMRLGLPGDIYARADHFASRQDHYAASALHGYNPAGAPHGPAGAFLRYMRQPIKQELICKWVEPEQQSHGKTCSKTYSTMHELVNHVTVEHVGGPEQSTHVCFWEECPREGKAFKAKYKLINHIRVHTGEKPFPCPFPGCGKVFARSENLKIHKRTHTGEKPFKCEFEGCDRKFANSSDRKKHSHVHTSDKPYYCKVRGCDKSYTHPSSLRKHMKVHCKSPTPPATTTSTTTFIPSTHPLGEPLSPDVQQRSRSTADISPQVTNLNEWYVCQGSGVGGGGVQPHHHHHHHPHQQHQHHQHHQHHLHSPSSEAPTSESEDEDAFRDSDPRTML